A region of Actinomycetota bacterium DNA encodes the following proteins:
- a CDS encoding DUF2461 family protein, whose product MPDFQGFGPGLIDFYLALEKNNNREWFQANRATYDSQVALPLKALASELETKYAPIKVFRPYRNTRFWPELPPLNEHASLVANAGELAIFYLRIDADGMLVNGGSHQLDRTQIAHFRSIVATEKGASMVRGLLADAATQGFTLADESSLKTAPRGYSKDHPNIDLLRLRSLSLSRHHAPGRWLATRESLDRIVNGWQSVTPWVRWLREDLGFAQFN is encoded by the coding sequence GTGCCTGATTTCCAAGGATTCGGACCAGGCTTGATTGATTTCTATCTCGCGCTTGAGAAGAACAACAATCGTGAGTGGTTTCAGGCGAATCGCGCCACTTATGACTCCCAAGTGGCACTGCCACTGAAGGCGCTGGCCAGCGAGTTGGAAACCAAGTACGCACCGATCAAGGTCTTCCGTCCGTATCGGAACACCCGATTCTGGCCCGAACTGCCTCCGCTGAACGAACACGCTTCGCTCGTTGCCAATGCCGGAGAATTGGCGATCTTCTATCTGCGGATCGATGCTGACGGCATGCTCGTCAACGGCGGCAGCCACCAACTCGATCGAACCCAGATCGCTCATTTTCGGTCGATCGTGGCGACCGAAAAGGGGGCTTCCATGGTTCGCGGCCTGCTCGCTGATGCCGCAACCCAGGGATTCACTCTTGCCGATGAATCCAGCCTGAAGACCGCGCCTCGGGGCTACTCCAAGGATCACCCCAACATTGATCTCCTGCGCTTGCGGAGCCTGTCGCTTAGTCGACATCACGCACCAGGTCGCTGGCTGGCCACTCGCGAATCCTTGGATCGGATTGTCAACGGCTGGCAAAGCGTCACTCCCTGGGTCCGGTGGCTGAGAGAAGATTTAGGTTTCGCACAATTTAATTGA
- a CDS encoding glutathione peroxidase produces MTNTFDFTVKAADGNDIALSDYSGKAVLIVNVASKCGLTPQYEALEAHYEENKGKGFEIIGFPCNQFGGQEPGTDEEIQEFCSLTYKVAFPVMSKIDVNGEDADPLFVYLRAEDPGDFQPVIPRLWDALKERNPQTFGTDEVKWNFTKFLVGRDGHVIRRYESYVTPETIAADLPEVLG; encoded by the coding sequence GTGACAAACACCTTCGATTTCACCGTGAAGGCTGCCGATGGCAACGACATTGCCCTCAGCGATTACTCCGGCAAGGCCGTGCTGATTGTGAACGTGGCCAGCAAGTGCGGGCTCACCCCTCAGTACGAAGCGCTGGAAGCTCACTACGAGGAGAACAAGGGCAAGGGATTTGAAATCATTGGTTTTCCTTGCAATCAATTTGGAGGGCAGGAGCCAGGGACTGACGAAGAGATTCAAGAGTTCTGCTCATTGACCTACAAGGTCGCTTTCCCCGTCATGAGCAAGATCGATGTCAATGGCGAGGATGCCGATCCGCTGTTCGTCTACTTGCGAGCTGAAGATCCAGGCGATTTCCAGCCGGTCATTCCACGCCTGTGGGATGCACTGAAAGAGCGCAACCCGCAGACCTTCGGCACCGATGAGGTCAAGTGGAATTTCACTAAGTTCTTGGTTGGCCGCGATGGCCATGTCATTCGCCGCTACGAGTCGTATGTAACGCCAGAAACGATCGCGGCGGATCTGCCCGAGGTATTGGGCTGA